CTGGATTGCTCGACGGGCTTTCGGCCTGGCAAGCGACGCTCGTCGTCGTCGTGCTCTCGCTGGGTGCGGCCCTCCTCGTCGAGATGGTCGTCATCCGCGGGGCGTCCCGGCTGGTGCGGCGGACGGACACGGAGTTCGACAACATCACCGTCCGAAACGTCCGGTGGCCGCTCGTCGTCTCGGTCGCGCTCGCGGGGATCTACGTCCTGACGCGGACGCCCGCGGTCGTCGAGAGCACGCTCGTCACCGCCGCGCAGTTGGACACGTTCTTCGGCAAGCCGTCGTTGGCCATCATCATCGTCGCCTGGGCGTGGGCGCTCAACAACCTGGTCAACGAGAGCGTCGAAGTGGTCAAAGAGAAGGGTAGTCGGTTCGACTTCGCCCCCGTCTTCTCGAACGTCTGGACGCTCGTGGTCGCGGTGGGGACCGTCGCCGCGCTCCTCCGCCTGTACGACATCGACATCACCCCACTCCTGGGCGCGGCGGGGGTCGCGGGAATCGCCGTCGGCTTCGCCGCGAAGGACACGGTCGCGAACTTCTTCGGCGGGATCGCCCTCTACTTCGACGACACCTACAAGCTCGGCGACTACATCGTGTTGGACTCCGGCGAGGCCGGCACGGTCGTCGCGGTCGGCATCCGGTCGACGACGCTCCTGACGCGCGACGAGGTGCTGGTGACGGTGCCGAACTCGGCGCTGAACGCCGCGAAGATCGTCAACGAGTCAGCCCCCCAGCGCCGCCGCCGCATCCGCGTCCCCATCGGGGTCGCATACGGCACCGACGTCGACGACTTCGAGGAGCTCGTCGTCGAGGTCGCCGAGGCGGAGTCGCTCGTGCTCGACTCGCCGAAGCCACGCATGCGGCTCCGTCGGTTCGGCGACAGCGCCCTGGAGTACGAGCTCCTCTGCTGGGTGGCGAGCCCGACCCGTCGCGCCCGCGCGACCCACGAGCTCAACCGGGCGATCTACAAGGCGCTCGCGGAACGCGGGATCGAGATCCCGTACCCCAAACGGGATCTCACGGTCACGAACGGGATGGAGGCGGTCGATCAGACGGCCGCGCATCAGCCCCCGTTCGACGGCGAGCCCGAACCGGTCCGGAGCGAGACCGACGGCGGCCGCGATTAGGCCAGATCCGCGAGCGCGAGCAGGACACTCGGGGCGGCCACGAGGACGACTCCGACGACGATCAAAAGCGCCGGGAGCATCAAAAGCCCGGCGTCGGTGAACAGCCAGAGCCCCAGGCCCGCGAGGACGACCACGGTTCCGACGACGCGCAGGAGCCAGGTGACGACCCCTTCGAGCTCCGATTCCGCGACGAGTTCGAGGGCTTCGAGTGCTTCGTCCATCGCGTCGGCGGATCGACACTGGAGACAGTTATTTTCCCGGAACCAGCGTCGAACGAATCGCGACAACGAGTCGCAAGGCCTGTTAGGCGGCCACCCACAGTGACGGTATGTTCGTCGACGCGCTCGTCTCCACGTTCGGTCCGTTCCTCATTCCTGCCGTCCTGTTCGGGCTCGGCGTCGTTGGCTACCTGTTCATCGTCGCGCTGAGCCGCCTCCGTGGCTGATCCGGTGAGAGCGGGTGTGCAGAAACAGTTATCCACCGCCCAAGTGATTGTGGGATGTCATGGCGCTCGACATCGAAGCACTGCTGACGTATCCGATGGAGTCGGACGACTGGCTCGTGACGGTGCTCATCGGCACCGTGTTGACACTGCTGTCGGTCTTTATCATCCCGGGCATCTTGGTGTACGGCTATCTCGTCCGGGTGCTCCGCGCCGGGATGGACGACGCGCCCGAACCGCCGGCGTTCGGCGACTGGGGATCGCTGTTCGTCGAGGGGCTGGTCGCGACGGTGATCCTGTTCGTCTACCAGCTGATCCCGCTCGTCGTGTTCGCGGTGACCGTCGGCGGATCGCTCGCCGCGATCGCCACCGGGAGTCGGGTCGGTGCCGGGGTCGGGATGGCCGGGCTCTTCGGTGGCCTCGCCCTGAGCGTCGTCCTCGCGCTGGTGTTCAGCTACGTCGGGCTGGTCGGCGTCGCCAACTACGCCCGGGAGGGAACGATCGGCGCGGGGTTCGACGTCGGCGTCATCATCGACGTCGGGACCGACGGCGCGTACGCGAT
This Salinigranum marinum DNA region includes the following protein-coding sequences:
- a CDS encoding mechanosensitive ion channel family protein, whose protein sequence is MIDAVTGLLDGLSAWQATLVVVVLSLGAALLVEMVVIRGASRLVRRTDTEFDNITVRNVRWPLVVSVALAGIYVLTRTPAVVESTLVTAAQLDTFFGKPSLAIIIVAWAWALNNLVNESVEVVKEKGSRFDFAPVFSNVWTLVVAVGTVAALLRLYDIDITPLLGAAGVAGIAVGFAAKDTVANFFGGIALYFDDTYKLGDYIVLDSGEAGTVVAVGIRSTTLLTRDEVLVTVPNSALNAAKIVNESAPQRRRRIRVPIGVAYGTDVDDFEELVVEVAEAESLVLDSPKPRMRLRRFGDSALEYELLCWVASPTRRARATHELNRAIYKALAERGIEIPYPKRDLTVTNGMEAVDQTAAHQPPFDGEPEPVRSETDGGRD
- a CDS encoding DUF4013 domain-containing protein, whose translation is MALDIEALLTYPMESDDWLVTVLIGTVLTLLSVFIIPGILVYGYLVRVLRAGMDDAPEPPAFGDWGSLFVEGLVATVILFVYQLIPLVVFAVTVGGSLAAIATGSRVGAGVGMAGLFGGLALSVVLALVFSYVGLVGVANYAREGTIGAGFDVGVIIDVGTDGAYAIPWAVGVLVLIVASVVGSIPILGQAVLFYALIVAMRVVGQGFAAARGLDGSTSPGAGVTA